In the genome of Halostella salina, the window TCCAGTTGAACGTCTTGATCGCGCTCGGGACGGCGATGGCGATGGAGATGCCCATGAACGACGCCTTCAGCCGCGGGTCGATCCCCGTCGTGAACATGTGGTGCGCCCAGACGCCGAAGGAGAGCACGCCGATGGCGAGCGTCGAGTAGACGATGTAGCGAAAGCCAAAGAGGCTCCGCCCGACGAATTTCGGGAGGAGGAAGCTCATCAGCCCCGCCGACGGGAGGAAGATGATGTACACCTCCGGGTGGCCCCAGAACCAGAACAGGTGCTGCCAGAGGATCGCCCCGCCCCCGGAGACGGCGTAGAACGTCGTGGCGAAGTTGCGGTCCAGCAGGAGCATGACGATCGCACTGCCCAGCAGCGGGAACGCAAACAGCACCAGCCCGCTGGTCACGAGGAAGTTCCACGAGAGGATGTCGAGGTTCGACCAGCCCACGTCCTCGCCACGCTCGTAGACGATGGTCACGACGAAGTTGATCGCGCCGATGACGGTCGCGATCCCCGAGAGATGGAGCCCGAGCAGGAGGAAGTCGATCTGGGGGTTCGCCTGCGTCGTCGACAGCGGCGTGTACAGCGTCCAGCCGATCCCCGGCTCCTCCATGACGCCGAACAGCGTCGCTAGCTGGCCGGGCGACACCGCGCCGAGCACCTGCGCTGCCACCTGCGCGACCAGCCCGAACCGGGCGAGCAACAGCGCCGGCGGGAGCAACCAGAACCCGACGGCGTTGAGCCGCGGGAACGCCATGTCGTCGGCGTCCAGCAGCAGCGGCAGGACGTAGTTCCCGACGCCGAAGAACACGGGGAGAACGAAGAAGATCAGCATCGTCAGCCCGTGGGTCGTGAACAGCGCGTTGTACGTCTGCTCGCTCCACACGGTCGCTTCGGGCGTCAGCAGTTCCAGGCGCATCATCATCCCGTCGACGCCGCCCCACAGCGCGGCGACGGTGCCGAAGAGGATGTACAGGATCCCGATCTCCCGGTGGTCCGTCGTCGTCGTCCACCGCAGGAGTTGCTCGCGGAGGAACGACCGGTCGAACACCGACCGTCGACTGTACCCCCCGTCGGCGCGGGGGCGGTCCCCGCACCGGCGGGCGTACAGGACGAACGCCACCAGCAGGAGCGCCAGCGCGGCGAGCGCGCCACCCTCGACGAGGACGCGGTTCATCGGTGTCTCACCGTGCCCCGCAGGCGTGCACCGACCGGATTGGTCATGTCCGCGGGACCACGGCGAGTCAAATAAACGTGGACCCGACCGACGATCCCGCAGTCGTCCTCGCAGTATCGAACCGAGATCCCTCGCTACGCCAGCCGGTCCAGCAACTGCGCGACGTAGGGGCTGTTCTCCCAGCTTCGGTGAAAATGGCGAAGGCGCTTCTTGTTCCCCTCAGTTGAACGGATCGTCGGGCGTCTCCAGTCGCGTTATCCCCTCGACCACGTCGAAATCGTCGTCGAAGGAGTACAGGTACTCGACATCCGTCCGCTCCATGTACGCGGCGATAGTCGCGTCGCCGAACGCGAGTTCCTCGTAGGTCTCGAAGAGTTCGACTGCGCGGTGAAAGTCCGTCTGTGCCGAGTGAACCAACTCGAAACCCGCCGACTCGGAGAGGCGGGTGCGCAGGTCGACCGCGATATCGTGGCGCTGCCGCTCGTGAATCCAGTTCAGCGCCTCCAAGAGCGCATAGTTCGTGACTCTGGCGCTCGGGAGCGTGCCGCGGTCGATGGCGTAGACGATCGCCTCCGCCCGTTCGTGCCGGTCGGTGGCGCTCGTGTCCTTGTAGTCGATGAGAACGTTGGAATCGAGGACGGCGACGCCCATTCAGATGTCCTCCGCGAACGCGGGGTCGTCCTCGTGCCCGGCTACGTCGTGTGTGTCGAGGCCGTCGCCACCCAGCGGCGCTTTCATGTCGTCGTCCTCGAACGCTCCGTATCGCTGTCGGACGACTTCCACGGCGAGATCCCCGTCCTCGTCGATATCCCAGCGAAGCTTGTCGCCGGGTTCGATGTCGAGCCGACGGCGGAACGACGCCGGGATAGTCACCATCCCCCGGTCGCTGACCGTGGTTTCCTCGGGGGCGTCCTCGGTTGCCATGCGCGATAGTACGGGTCCTCGCGCCATACATGTTCCGCCACATGTGCTGGTCGAACCGAACACAGCCGACGGGGAGCGCCATCGAGCCAATCCTCGGCCCGAGCTATTTACGCGACGACGTGGGACGGCACCCATGCCGGTCCGCTTCCGACGCGCCGCGCTCGCGACACTCGCCGCGGCCGGGCTGCTGACGCTGTTCGTCGCGCCGGCGGCGGCCCAGTCGGTAAACCGGGAACTGATCGACGACCTCAACACGCAACTGCTGTACGTCGCGCTCCCGCTGACGGTGTTCGTCGAGGTGATCCTCATCTACGCCGTGGTGCGGTTCCGGGACAACGAGACCCCGAAGCCGACCATCGACTCGCCGCCGCTGGAGGTCACCTGGACCATCGCGACGGCGATCATCCTCCTGTTCGTCGGCGTCTCGGCGTACGTCGTGCTCACCAGCCCGTACATCTCGACGGCGAACGACGAGGTCGGCCCGACCGACGAGCGGGTCCACGCGCTCGGCTACCAGTGGGGCTGGCAGTTCACCTACCCCGAGGCGAACGTCACGACACAGGACCTGCTCGTGATCCCTGCCGAGCGGAACGTGAGCGTCGGGGTGACTTCCGCGGACGTGTTGCACTCGCTGTTCGTCCCGGAGCTGGGGGTCAAGCAGGACGCCTTCCCCGGGAAGAACACGACGATCCGAACCTACGCGACCGAGACCGGCACCTACCGCGCGTACTGCACCGAGATCTGTGGCGCGGGGCACTCGCGGATGCGTGCCGACGTGGTCGTCGTCGACAACGAAACCTACCGCGAGTGGCTGGCCGCCCACGAGGGCGAGACGGGCGTGACCGCCGCGCCCGGCGAAGGGGGCAACGAAACCGCCGCGAATGCGACGCCGGCGCAGTCGCTCGGCGTCAGCGTCCAGCGAAGCTAGAGGAAAGCGCCGGGTCTCAGGCCGTCGTCCGGCGACGACGCGCGTCGTCGGCGAACAGGCCGTACGCGCCGGAGCCGAGGAGAGCGGCGGCCGCGATGGCCGTGGTGACGAGCCCGAGGCCGGGGTTGGTTCCGGCGTGGAGCCCCACGGCCAGCCCGGCGACGCCGAGCGTGACGATGAGGCCGACGCCGCTCATGAGGGCGCGGGTGCGGACCCGCCAGCCCCAGGCGAGCACCGCCGCGAAGGCGACGAGGCCGAGGAGGGCGGTCACACCGCCGAGGTAGCCGTAGCCGATACCGGAGGTGGAGACGCGACCGAGTCCCTGGGTCGTCCAGGGGAGGAACGCGGAGAGGACGACGGTCAGGGAGGCCGTCATCCCCACCTTTTCGGAGCGGGTGAATCTGAACTGCATCGTATCCGTATGGACCCCGCGGAGCGGCATAAGTATTGTCGTACTGATATGTTTGTGTACGTTTGCCACGTGAGCGTTGCACACACCGTCGCGACCGAGCCGGTAAAGTCGCTCCGCGCCCAACCGACGGACAACGTGAGCGACGCCAACTCCGGCCCGCTGTCACCCGACCGCCCCGACCGGGAGCGCCCGTTCCGTGTCGACGCGCCCTTCGACCCCGCGGGCGACCAGCCCGAAGCGATCGAACAGCTCGCCGAGGGGTACCGCCAGGGGATGGACCGCCAGACGCTGCTCGGCGTGACCGGCTCCGGCAAGACCAACACCGTCTCGTGGGTCATCGAGGAGATACAGCAACCGACGCTCGTCATCGCCCACAACAAGACGCTGGCGGCACAGCTGTACGAGGAGTTCCGGGAGCTGTTCCCCGACAACGCCGTCGAGTACTTCGTCTCCTACTACGACTACTACCAGCCCGAGGCCTACGTCGAGCAGACGGACACCTTCATCGACAAGGACGCCTCGATCAACGACGAGATCGACCGCCTGCGCCACTCCGCGACGCGCTCGCTGCTGACCCGTGACGACGTGATCGTCGTCGCCTCGGTCTCTGCCATCTACGGCCTCGGCGACCCGTCGAACTACGTCGACATGTCGCTGCGGCTCGAAACCGGACAGACGATCGACCGCGACGACCTGCTCGGTCAGCTGGTCGACCTGAACTACGAGCGCAACGACGTGGACTTCACGCAGGGCACGTTCCGGGTGCGGGGCGACACCGTCGAGATCTACCCGATGTACGGCCGGTACGCCGTCCGCGTGGAGTTCTGGGGCGACGAGATAGACCGCATGGTGAAGATCGACCCGCTGGAGGGCGAGGTCAAAAGCGAGGAACCCGCGGTGCTGGTCCACCCGGCTGAACACTACTCCATCCCGGAGGAGCGCCTCGAACGCGCGATGGAGGAGATCCGCGAGGACTTAGATAGCCGGATCTCCTACTTCGACCGCAAGGGCGACGCTGTCGCCGCCCAGCGCATCGAGGAGCGCACGACGTTCGACCTGGAGATGATGCAGGAGACGGGCTACTGCTCGGGCATCGAGAACTACTCCGTCTACCTCGCGGACCGCGAACCGGGCGACCCGCCGTACACCCTGCTCGACTACTTCCCCGACGACTTCCTCACCGTCATCGACGAGTCCCACCAGACGATCCCCCAGATCAAGGGCCAGTACGAGGGCGACAAGTCGCGGAAGGACTCGCTCGTCGAGAACGGCTTCCGCCTCCCGACGGCGTACGACAACCGCCCGCTCACCTTCGAGGAGTTCGAGGACCGGGTCGACCAGACGATGTACGTCTCCGCGACGCCGGGGGACTACGAGCGCGAACACAGCGACCAGGTGGTCGAACAGATCGTCCGCCCGACCCACCTCGTCGACCCCGAGGTCGAGGTCGCCGACGCGACCGGGCAGGTCGACGACCTCATGGACCGCATCGACGAGCGCGTCGAGCGCGACGAGCGCACGCTGGTGACGACGCTCACCAAGCGCATGGCCGAGGACCTCACCGAGTATCTGGAGGAGGCCGGCGTCGACGTGGCGTACATGCACGACGAGACGGACACCCTGGAACGCCACGAACTGATCCGGTCGCTCCGGCTCGGCGAGATCGACGTGCTCGTCGGCATCAACCTCCTGCGGGAAGGGCTGGACATCCCCGAGGTGAGCCTCGTCGCCATCCTCGACGCCGACCAGGAGGGCTTCCTGCGCTCGGAGACCACGCTCGTCCAGACGATGGGCCGAGCCGCCCGCAACGTCAACGGCGAGGTCGTGCTGTACGCCGACGAGCGCAGCGCCGCGATGGAGCGCGCCATCGAGGAGACCCGCCGCCGCCGCGAGATCCAGCGCGAGTACAACGAGGAGCACGGGCTGGAGCCGACCACCATCGAGAAGGCCATCGGCGAGACGAACCTCCCCGGCTCCCAGACCGACACCAGCGACGTGGCCGGCGACGGCCCCGCGGACGCCGAGGAGGCCGCCCGCCGGATCGAGCGGCTGGAGGAGCGCATGGGCGAGGCCGCCGACAACCTGGAGTTCGAACTGGCGGCGGACATCCGCGACCGCATCCGGGAACTCCGCGAGGAGTTCGACATCGAGGGCGACGAGGACGACGGCGTCGCGCCCGAGGTCGACCCCGAGTTCTGACGCCCCAACTCACTCGTACAGGTCGCCCTTGCTGAACACGTAGCCGAACACGACCAGTCCGACGAGGAGGCCGACGGCGTTCAGCTCGTACAGATCGAGGACGATCCCGAGCCCCTCCAGTATCAGCGCCCACTTCCACGCCCACCCCGCGAGCGTCCAGAGTCCGGCGTACACGACGAACTGGCCGAGCGAGAGAAACAGGAACACGAGGCCGAGGGAGCCAGCGGCTCCGCCGACACCGAGTAGTCTGAAGGCGGCCAGCAGGGCAAAGAGGGCCCCGAGGAAGCCGATGACGCAGATGATCTTGATACCGAGCGGCGCTGAGTCGCGGTCGGGTCGAGACGCGGGCGAGGTGGAGGGGGTGGTGGGCGGCGTGGTGCTCATTCTGTTCGTCGTTTCGATCGGCAGAAAATAATATTTCTGCTCCCGGTCAGCGAACGCCGAACCCGAAGACTGGCATGCCGAGCACCGGGCCCCACAGGAAGTGGAGCCCGATGCCGACCACGAGCGCGGGCACGGTCGTGTACACGGTCGCCACGATGGCGGCCTTCTTGTCGATGGCCAGCAGCGGGAACAGCGCGTCGCCGTCCTGGCTGATGGCGTTTGCCGTCAGCGCCGAGAACGGGAGGCTGCCCTCCGCGTAGACGGTCGAGAGGACGATCTGGGGGCCACAGCCCGGAATGAGGCCGACGACGGCCCCCGCGATGGGCGCGAGCACGCCCGCGGCAGCGGCGAGCGACGCGATGTCCGCGCCCGTCAGGAGCAGGCCGTACTCGTAGATCAGGTACGCACCGAGCACCCAGACCGTGACGAAACTCGTTTCCATGGCCGCGTGGACCAGCGTGTCGTACGCGGAGGCAAAGGAGTCGCGCGCCCGGCCGACGCTCCCCTCGCCGACGTAGTGGCGGCCGACCGCGTAGAGGTACAGCGACAGGAGCGATCCGGCGAGGCCGATGACGGTGAACGCGCCGGCGAACGTCGCCCCGAGCGCCAGCGGCACGTCGGGCGCGCCCCGGAGGAGGTAGGTGACCCCCAGCGTCAGCGCCGCGGCGGCCGCGAGCCACCAGGCGACGTGGGCCGCGTGCGAGAGCGGCGTGAGGACGGCTGAGCGGCGGTCCGGCCCCTCGTCGTGGACGTGCGTCGGCGGGTCGGTGGGGTACTCGTGGGTCGGGTTCGGAACGGGGTTGGGGCCCGCCCCGTGGACGACGCTCCCGCCGTCAGTCGTCGCGGGAGATATCCGCGCGACGGCCGCGTCGACCCGCTCGACGCCGACGCCGAACGCGTCGATCAGGTAGCCCGTCGCCACCGCGGCGACAAAGGCGATGCCGTAGGCGTACAGCGCCGCCTCCGGCGCGAGCGCGATGATGACGAACGCGGCGTCGCCCGCCGTCGCGGCCAGCGTCGCGACGACGGTGCCGAAGCTGACCGTCCCGCGGACGTACAGCGGCATCATCACGATCGCGCCGCCACAGCCGGGCGTCAGCCCCAGCAGCGCGCCGAACAGCGGCTGGCCCCGCTCGTGCTCCTCGACGTAGCGAAGCAGCGCGCCGCCGGTCCAGTACTGCGCCAGTCCGAACAGCAACACCGTCACGGCGACGAAGGCGCTGACCTGCACGTAGCCGTCCCGGAGGGAGGTGACCAGCACCTCGACCGCTTCATTCACGGCGGGTCGACCCCGCAGAACAGAGAATTAGACTCATCTAAATCTGTCTTTAGGATACTCAAATATAAAACTGCCGCCGGCCCGCACTCGCGGGCGGACAGCGGTCGGAAAACGGGATGACGATCTGCGGCGGTCGAATCGGACCGGAAGACGGTCCCCCGCTACCCGAGGAGGTAGCGGAGCTTCGGCCGCTGTTGCACGAACTCGGTCGCCTCGAGGTAGGCGTCCACGCCGAGGAACCGGCCCGCGGCGAACGTCCCGATGAGGACGAACATCAGGAGGCCGAGCAGGTCGCCGTTGACGTAGCCGTGGGCCCAGTCGGCGTTCCCGAGGTAGAACAGGGTCATGAGGACCCCGCCGAAGAACGCCGCCAGCCGGGTGAGCGCCCCGACGATCAGCCCGAGGCCGATGAGGAACTCACCGACCGGGATCATGAAGTTGGTGAACTCCAGGAGCCACGGGGTCTCGGCGACGAAGGCCAGCAGCCCGGCGATGGGGCTCCCGCCGGCGTTCGCCAGGTAGCCCTCCGCGCTGAACGGCGTGCCCGCGACGAACGCGAACTTCGTCCAGCCGGACATGAGGAACCAGTACCCCACCACCAGCCGGACCAGCACCGTCACGTAGCCGGCGACCGACCCCGCGTATTCGAACTCCTGTTCCCGCCCGAGCCAGTCGACGGTTGCTTCGTTGGTTGCCATAGCGGTCACCTCACATGCGAAGTTTGGCGGGACTATCACTTATACCGGGAGACCGATTCCCAGCTCCTGAGAACATGTTCCCCCGGAGATTAACCTCAGATGGGTGAAACCGGGCGGACCGCGGACCCGCTACGGCGGCGGTCAGCGTCCCCGTCGCCGGAGTCGGTGACGGTGAGCCACAGGTAGACGGTCCGGTAGGCGTTTCCGACCGTCGGGTCGTCCGGGGCGTCGCCCCTGTACAGCAGGTAGGCGAGGCGGACGCGCTCGCCCGCGAACGGCGGCGACACGGTGTGCTGTCGCCGCCACGTCCCGTCCGAGTCCAGCCGGGGCGTGTAGCGGTGGAGCACGGTCCGCTCCACGACGCGGCCCCCGGCCGGGCCGGGACGCGACGCCCTCGCCGTCACCCGCTCGTCGGCCGTCCCGTTCCCTCTCGCGACGCGCTGCAGTTGCACGACGACCGTGTAGTCGGTCGCCGTTCCTTCTCGGTTTCGGACGCCGAGCGTGAGGTCGCGCTCCGAGCCGACACTGACGTTCCGCGGGTAGCCGTCGGCGACGAGGGCACCGGACTCGTTCTCGGTCACGAGGTACAGTTCCGTGTACCCGCCGTCGTCCGACGGGGCGAGCGCCGCGACGCCGACGCCGGCGAGCGCCAGGACGACCGCGGCGGCGAGCACGAGGTCGAGCGCCGTCCAGTCCCGACCCGTTCGGTCGACGGCGTCGGCGGACGCCGCGGGTCCGCGCGACGGCGGGTCGGGACGGACGCGCCCGGGGAGCCGCGACCGACGGACCGCCGCGTAGCCCGTCACGCCGACCGTCACGGCGGTCAGGCCGGCGACCAGCGGGAACAGCCGCACGCCGACGGGCGTGAACGTGAGCGCGATGCCGAGCGCGGCGGCGACGAGCGCGCTCGTCACGACGGCGAGCGCGATGCGTACGGCCGCCGTCGGCCTGCCGGCGTCGGCGTCGTCGCTCGCTCCCCCGCCCGACGGCCGCGGGAACAGCGCGGTGACGACGGCGTACCCCGGCACGAACAGGACGAAGACGAGCCCGAACACCGGGCGCGCGGGCGTCCCGTTCAGCCCCGGCACCAGCACGAACAGGTCGGCGGCGGCCGTCAGGGCGAGGACCGCGATCAGGTCCGCACCGAGCCGCCGCTGGAGCTCGGCGAGCCGCGCGCCGCCGCCGGGTCGCGTGGGGCGTGTCATGGGTGGATCAGTCCGGTGTGAGGGAGCCGTCCGCGAGCGTGAACCGGCGGTCGAACGACCCCGCGAGTCGCGGGTCGTGGCTCACCAGCAAGACCGCCGTGTCGAACGTCTCGTGGACGGTGAACAGGGTGTCCAGCACGTCGTCGGTCGTCTCGGGGTCCAGCTGGCCGGTCGGTTCGTCGGCGAGGACGACGCTCGGCCGGTTGGCGAGCGCGCGTGCGATGGCGACCCGCTGGCGCTCGCCGCCGGACAGCGCCGGCGGCCGCCTGTCGGCAAGCGGGGTGATCCCGAGCCGGTCGAACAGCGTGTCGAGCCACGCCTCGTCCACGTCGCCGGCGTGTTCCTGCGGGACGCGCGCGTTCTCGTAGGCCGTGAGGTCGTCGATGAGCCGGAACCCCTGGAACACGAACCCGAGGTGGTCGCGCCGCAGCGCGGCGCGTTCGCGTTCGGACGCCGCGGTCGCGTCGGTCCCCCGGACCTCGACGGTCCCGCTGTCCGGCGCGGTGAGCAGGCCCAGCACCTCGAACAGCGTCGACTTCCCGGCCCCGCTCGCGCCGCGGACGAGCAGCCGGGCGTCGGGCGGCACCGCGACCGAAACGCCGTCGAGGACGCGCCGGTCGCCGCGGGCGAGCGTCACGTCGCGGGCGGCCAGCACGGGGGCGTCGCTCACGGGCCACCCCCCGGGAGCCCCGCGTCGCACCGGCCCGGCTCCCACCGCAGGACGATAGACGAGTCGGCTCCGCCGGCGTACACCACGTCGCCCGTCATCACCCACTCGTCGTAGGCCGACCGGGAAATGTCGAGCGGTTCGGTGGGACCGGGCGCGCCGACGGTCTTCCACGAACTCCGGGCGACGACTGGGCAGTCGGGCGGCGGCGCGTCGCCCCGGAGCCAGGCGGTCGTCGGCAGGTCGG includes:
- a CDS encoding DUF6789 family protein — translated: MNRVLVEGGALAALALLLVAFVLYARRCGDRPRADGGYSRRSVFDRSFLREQLLRWTTTTDHREIGILYILFGTVAALWGGVDGMMMRLELLTPEATVWSEQTYNALFTTHGLTMLIFFVLPVFFGVGNYVLPLLLDADDMAFPRLNAVGFWLLPPALLLARFGLVAQVAAQVLGAVSPGQLATLFGVMEEPGIGWTLYTPLSTTQANPQIDFLLLGLHLSGIATVIGAINFVVTIVYERGEDVGWSNLDILSWNFLVTSGLVLFAFPLLGSAIVMLLLDRNFATTFYAVSGGGAILWQHLFWFWGHPEVYIIFLPSAGLMSFLLPKFVGRSLFGFRYIVYSTLAIGVLSFGVWAHHMFTTGIDPRLKASFMGISIAIAVPSAIKTFNWITTIWDGEVRLAAPMLLCLGSIGTFVVGGVTGVFLAAIPVDIIYHGTYYVVGHFHMIVMGIIPMMMLAASYYWYPLITGRLYDRRLAKFQAGLFIVGSVVTFGSLLALGFGELPRRYANYPVEFAPLQRVASVGAFVIGVAVLLWLYNMVWSYWNGKPVEDADVWDLKRTGQFTREWAWFEDRLERRYAVEPTEPDPETVRPSSTDDPSVGSPDVLRDPRGLVRSVLADTLYGALGGLLGTLAMTGVLFTGALVGVFDLRGFVELSELVGVEGSIAAGYAVFLLGGMTTWAILFRALAEYLPGRLLVVTGVSYATIMSLGFAVAFYTGQSGLALVGYLAFVLVAHWLYGIGLAGTLRYAEYRRDLEGSGMSGGGSGDPPEGDR
- a CDS encoding type II toxin-antitoxin system VapC family toxin gives rise to the protein MGVAVLDSNVLIDYKDTSATDRHERAEAIVYAIDRGTLPSARVTNYALLEALNWIHERQRHDIAVDLRTRLSESAGFELVHSAQTDFHRAVELFETYEELAFGDATIAAYMERTDVEYLYSFDDDFDVVEGITRLETPDDPFN
- a CDS encoding AbrB/MazE/SpoVT family DNA-binding domain-containing protein translates to MATEDAPEETTVSDRGMVTIPASFRRRLDIEPGDKLRWDIDEDGDLAVEVVRQRYGAFEDDDMKAPLGGDGLDTHDVAGHEDDPAFAEDI
- the coxB gene encoding cytochrome c oxidase subunit II, which gives rise to MPVRFRRAALATLAAAGLLTLFVAPAAAQSVNRELIDDLNTQLLYVALPLTVFVEVILIYAVVRFRDNETPKPTIDSPPLEVTWTIATAIILLFVGVSAYVVLTSPYISTANDEVGPTDERVHALGYQWGWQFTYPEANVTTQDLLVIPAERNVSVGVTSADVLHSLFVPELGVKQDAFPGKNTTIRTYATETGTYRAYCTEICGAGHSRMRADVVVVDNETYREWLAAHEGETGVTAAPGEGGNETAANATPAQSLGVSVQRS
- the uvrB gene encoding excinuclease ABC subunit UvrB — protein: MSDANSGPLSPDRPDRERPFRVDAPFDPAGDQPEAIEQLAEGYRQGMDRQTLLGVTGSGKTNTVSWVIEEIQQPTLVIAHNKTLAAQLYEEFRELFPDNAVEYFVSYYDYYQPEAYVEQTDTFIDKDASINDEIDRLRHSATRSLLTRDDVIVVASVSAIYGLGDPSNYVDMSLRLETGQTIDRDDLLGQLVDLNYERNDVDFTQGTFRVRGDTVEIYPMYGRYAVRVEFWGDEIDRMVKIDPLEGEVKSEEPAVLVHPAEHYSIPEERLERAMEEIREDLDSRISYFDRKGDAVAAQRIEERTTFDLEMMQETGYCSGIENYSVYLADREPGDPPYTLLDYFPDDFLTVIDESHQTIPQIKGQYEGDKSRKDSLVENGFRLPTAYDNRPLTFEEFEDRVDQTMYVSATPGDYEREHSDQVVEQIVRPTHLVDPEVEVADATGQVDDLMDRIDERVERDERTLVTTLTKRMAEDLTEYLEEAGVDVAYMHDETDTLERHELIRSLRLGEIDVLVGINLLREGLDIPEVSLVAILDADQEGFLRSETTLVQTMGRAARNVNGEVVLYADERSAAMERAIEETRRRREIQREYNEEHGLEPTTIEKAIGETNLPGSQTDTSDVAGDGPADAEEAARRIERLEERMGEAADNLEFELAADIRDRIRELREEFDIEGDEDDGVAPEVDPEF
- a CDS encoding putative manganese transporter, with the protein product MNEAVEVLVTSLRDGYVQVSAFVAVTVLLFGLAQYWTGGALLRYVEEHERGQPLFGALLGLTPGCGGAIVMMPLYVRGTVSFGTVVATLAATAGDAAFVIIALAPEAALYAYGIAFVAAVATGYLIDAFGVGVERVDAAVARISPATTDGGSVVHGAGPNPVPNPTHEYPTDPPTHVHDEGPDRRSAVLTPLSHAAHVAWWLAAAAALTLGVTYLLRGAPDVPLALGATFAGAFTVIGLAGSLLSLYLYAVGRHYVGEGSVGRARDSFASAYDTLVHAAMETSFVTVWVLGAYLIYEYGLLLTGADIASLAAAAGVLAPIAGAVVGLIPGCGPQIVLSTVYAEGSLPFSALTANAISQDGDALFPLLAIDKKAAIVATVYTTVPALVVGIGLHFLWGPVLGMPVFGFGVR
- a CDS encoding DoxX family protein, whose product is MATNEATVDWLGREQEFEYAGSVAGYVTVLVRLVVGYWFLMSGWTKFAFVAGTPFSAEGYLANAGGSPIAGLLAFVAETPWLLEFTNFMIPVGEFLIGLGLIVGALTRLAAFFGGVLMTLFYLGNADWAHGYVNGDLLGLLMFVLIGTFAAGRFLGVDAYLEATEFVQQRPKLRYLLG
- a CDS encoding DUF1616 domain-containing protein, which encodes MTRPTRPGGGARLAELQRRLGADLIAVLALTAAADLFVLVPGLNGTPARPVFGLVFVLFVPGYAVVTALFPRPSGGGASDDADAGRPTAAVRIALAVVTSALVAAALGIALTFTPVGVRLFPLVAGLTAVTVGVTGYAAVRRSRLPGRVRPDPPSRGPAASADAVDRTGRDWTALDLVLAAAVVLALAGVGVAALAPSDDGGYTELYLVTENESGALVADGYPRNVSVGSERDLTLGVRNREGTATDYTVVVQLQRVARGNGTADERVTARASRPGPAGGRVVERTVLHRYTPRLDSDGTWRRQHTVSPPFAGERVRLAYLLYRGDAPDDPTVGNAYRTVYLWLTVTDSGDGDADRRRSGSAVRPVSPI
- a CDS encoding ABC transporter ATP-binding protein is translated as MSDAPVLAARDVTLARGDRRVLDGVSVAVPPDARLLVRGASGAGKSTLFEVLGLLTAPDSGTVEVRGTDATAASERERAALRRDHLGFVFQGFRLIDDLTAYENARVPQEHAGDVDEAWLDTLFDRLGITPLADRRPPALSGGERQRVAIARALANRPSVVLADEPTGQLDPETTDDVLDTLFTVHETFDTAVLLVSHDPRLAGSFDRRFTLADGSLTPD